One Bacteroidota bacterium genomic window carries:
- a CDS encoding methyltransferase domain-containing protein, with amino-acid sequence MKDFITWLMRNVPRPVLIRFSYVFNKFSPLFLKGDKVQCPVCEGNFKYLLPYGAVKRRDNVLCPKCLSLERHRLLWLFLNQKTNFFTDKINLLHIAPEQCFYSRFRKQANLNYLTADLNSPLADVKMDIHKMPFEDNRFDAVLCNHVLEHVDDSHKSMTEIYRVLKPGGWAVMQVPLDTTRATTYEDPSITSPEDREKHYWQKDHVRLFGLDYPDKLAAAGFTVIPVDLTAELPAEMVEKYRLSKGEVIYWCKK; translated from the coding sequence ATGAAAGATTTTATTACCTGGCTGATGCGCAATGTGCCACGGCCCGTATTGATTAGGTTTAGCTACGTTTTTAACAAATTCTCGCCCCTTTTTTTAAAGGGTGATAAAGTACAATGTCCCGTTTGCGAAGGTAATTTTAAGTACCTTTTACCCTACGGTGCCGTAAAACGCCGCGATAATGTGTTGTGCCCCAAATGTCTTTCGTTGGAGAGACATAGGCTTTTATGGTTGTTTTTAAACCAAAAGACAAACTTTTTTACCGATAAGATTAACCTGTTGCACATAGCACCCGAGCAATGCTTTTACTCACGCTTCCGCAAACAGGCGAACTTAAATTACCTTACCGCTGATTTAAATTCTCCGTTGGCGGATGTAAAAATGGACATCCACAAAATGCCGTTTGAGGATAATCGTTTTGATGCAGTGTTATGTAACCACGTGTTAGAACACGTTGACGACAGCCATAAATCAATGACTGAAATATACCGTGTGCTAAAACCCGGCGGATGGGCAGTGATGCAGGTGCCTTTGGACACTACAAGGGCAACCACTTACGAAGACCCAAGCATAACCAGCCCCGAAGACCGCGAAAAACATTACTGGCAAAAAGATCACGTTCGTTTGTTTGGGTTAGATTACCCTGATAAGCTTGCTGCTGCCGGATTTACTGTAATTCCTGTAGATTTAACTGCCGAGTTGCCCGCTGAGATGGTTGAGAAATACCGACT